The DNA region GTTGACGGGCTGCCCAAGATGTAGACTTTGTTGAGGCTTACTTACGTTCGAACCATAAGTAAGTAGACCTTGTTCGAGCAGGTGGGTTGGTGGACAAGCTACCTAAGATCTGCTCGGACAAGTAGACTTTGTAAAAGCTTTCTCACATTTATTGTCCAAACACAAAGATTTGTGAGATCTTTGTCCTAATTCTTAGTCACTAAGCTTTCATAACTTGCTCCAACTAAGATTGGATTAGGACCCTCCAACCATTCTTTTTGGGTAAGTAGGAACCCTGCAAGGCTGCAACCCATCACCATATCACCATAGCTAGAAGGGATCGCTTTCGACAACACGAATTGAAGGACAGTGTTGGGGTGGGGGTGGGAGGGAAACAACAAAAGAAGCTTGGGCCACGAGGCCCCCAGTCACCGTCGGACGAATGACTTGGTGGATGTGGTGGGATAATAAAACAGGGAACTTTTGGAGGGTTTGCTCTAGTCAAACATTTCACATTCCTTAAATCGCACAGATATATATGAAGCAAGCAGTCATGCACCAACCAAAAAGGATGTGAAGAAGATTAAGATATGACACGAAGAAGATTGGTGGATTATTCAAGGCTCTCATTGCTCTCACCCGCCATGCCTCCTGGATACCCAAACGAGCTTCTCTTCTTGCATGATAAGCACTTCGAGTTACATGGAGAGATTATGATGTTTGTTCTCGTCGCtgtcttctctcttttcatctTGTTTATTGTCTTGCTGCCTCGCCTCAAGAGCGCTAGGGGCCAAGAATCGGAGCATTCGGGCTCAGTGACTCGGCACAGTGACTCGGCAGAAGTGTCCGTTGCCGTGGCCGAGGAAACGGAGAAGGATGGAAGATGTTACACCAGAAGGGAGGATGTATGATGTTACACCAGAAGAAGGGTCAGTGCAGGGAGAGAGTGAAGTTAGCAGAAAATTCCCCCAGTTGAGTGCTTCGGTTTGCGAGAGCTTTAGCTATATAATTCATATTATTGAGCATGTATTATTATGAACCTGCTTGAGGgtaaattatttcaaaattcatGATTATTTTATGTACTTAATATTCTGAAGTTTAGGTTTGATGCTTGGTATTAATTAATCTCTAACCTGTGGCTGTAAGTCTCCCATGATCAATATAATCATCTTGTGTTTCCATGATATTTACTTTGCTTAAATCTTATGGTTTAGGTCTCCCTAAGACAAGCTCCTAAATTCTATGAGTTTATGTAATTATGCTTCTTCCAAAATGTCCATCTCTACTTTTTGTTACTTGTTTAAGATATTTCTTCGGAAGACTAAAAAGTCGTCTCTCTCCCCgacaattattcaaaaaatttaaattgataaaaaaataatttatttaattatttaattaatattctaacacttatTATTTCTTTTCGAAAGAACGCAGCCAGCTTTAAATTAGTCTAGTACAAATGCAATGAGCTCGAACATTGATAGTAAAGGTATGCTCATTGTACAGTACACACTACAGTTGAAAGAAACAACGCACAAGTTTCAATATTGCATAGGATTCCAGATTGCAAGAAGAAATTACCATCTCATTTATCATAGGCtggctctctttttttttggataaatgagTATGTattgaaaagaatgaagaaaagaaacaatggCACAAAGGGCAAACCAGGAGTGAATATgattctccatttcatttgaaatgaaaactcttcattttataatcaaattttaaagttgatgtatcTAATGGAGTAACGGTGTACattatgtcaatattaataatcttttaaaaaatttaaataaaatgacatCATGAATTGATTctatcaatttcatttgaaattgagaaacGTCTTGTCCAAACCCCAGACAAAAGGATGCACTTGAGGAGGAGCCCCAAAAGCATACAAGTGCAATTAATCTTACAAGCCTAATAAGAGTTGGCTCTCTTGTCCTaaaattgtccaaaattttAGTATACAACGAATACATTATCCACCCCTACGTCAGGTCAATCCCAACACTTCCCTCTGTTAATCAAGTCTGCTTTCCTTAACTACTGAAATCAGAAAACAAGAGTGCCCACCAATATGGAAGTCAAGGGAACTGTCAGGTTGTCATCAAGCTCAGTGCTTATAGGGAGTGATTCCACCAGTGCTGAGGCAAGAGACGCaaccaaaaagcccaaaaccatTTCCCAACTTCCCCGAACAAATCCAAATAATGAGAAATAGTACATATACCTGTCAAAGTATCATTTATCACAAGCAAAAACAAATGACCATGCAGAGCTCAAAGAGTAATAGAGGGGGGGAATTTTTTACCCTACAGATGCCAAAAATCCGCCAGACACCATTGCTACACTACCAGCTACAGATTTGTCTCTGTTGTAGGGAATTTTAGCACCACCAAACCGCCTTCCAATAATGTCAGCTAAACCTGAATCAGGGAAGTAAAAGCCCATTATTTCAAAAGTCAAACAGAGAAGATCTGAGTAGGTTTGCTGTTTTTGGCACAATTGTGCAAAAGCTGATGTTAATTTCTACAACGGCTAGAGTCTACCCAAATCAAGCCAACAGAACAGACAAGAGTAATTAACTCGATAGGAATTACCATCCCCAGCACAGAGGTTACAGATTGCTGCAATTGAAATGGGGGAAGTTCTCCAATAAATTATACAAGCCAAAGTGATTGTTGTAGCATAGTAGAGTGGTCCCTTGAGAAGTTCCCTGATGCATAAAGTAAGCTAAGGACAAACTGAAAAGTAATGTAAAGATATGattaatcaatcaatcaaaaatatgtgtgtgtgtatatatatatatatatacttaaaaagaaaaatgattttgcTTTGAATCTTTGCTCAGACGTGGctcaattttagaaaatttgattcCCACCTAGGAGATATCAGAATTTATATGGCAATCCAGCAGGTAGAACCTTAACCAGTTCCTTATTTTGGATTACCAGAGGATATAATATCAAAAGTCCAGACAAATTAACCTCATTTCTGATATGGGTCAAGCACTTGAGTCATTTCATAGCAAAAGTGATCTCTCTAGGTGGGATCAAGTCCAGGGAAGAGAAGCAGACATATATGACTCATTTTTCAGAGAAGCATTCCAATTTCCCAACCAATAGTTCTCTCAGAATTGTAACCTATAGTCTCCGTGTCTGCTCATTGACTTCACTATAGCCTCATCTTTCATTATTCCACGTCCCAAGAGAAGCATTCGTATGATATTGATGCCCGGAACAAGAGATGCTAAAATGGCCCCCCGATGCCCAGAACTGTAATATTTGGTAATAGCTATTCAGAAGACAGATTATGTagtaaaattatgaaaaaagtTCATTGACAATAATAAGATTACCTGAACAGAGGCCAGCAAAGCATGAAAACCAGCCCGATGCTTATATGCACAAGCTTCCGATTCAACTTCTAAACATggccaaaaaataaagaaagaatttgagggaaaaagtagaggaaaagaaagacacaaaattaacaatatgGAAAATTCCTTAAATGCACATACTTTAAGACAGCATGTTATGCCTGTTTGTCCCATTTTTAATCGACT from Corylus avellana chromosome ca10, CavTom2PMs-1.0 includes:
- the LOC132163770 gene encoding probable phytol kinase 3, chloroplastic (The sequence of the model RefSeq protein was modified relative to this genomic sequence to represent the inferred CDS: added 330 bases not found in genome assembly), with translation MAASTANVNILTPIPSWSSRFEPLLPRSQLGSISKAPFSSLSAPNTTTISFGSRPRQTRVLNRDAKPPAATMVLENPVVSDICATLLSGCIVLSILRVWVETAKRGFFDQKLNRKLVHISIGLVFMLCWPLFSSGHRGAILASLVPGINIIRMLLLGRGIMKDEAIVKSMSRHGDYRELLKGPLYYATTITLACIIYWRTSPISIAAICNLCAGDGLADIIGRRFGGAKIPYNRDKSVAGSVAMVSGGFLASVGYMYYFSLFGFVRGSWEMVLGFLVASLASALVESLPISTELDDNLTVPLTSILVGTLVF